In the genome of Tepidibacillus fermentans, the window AATCTGGAAACTCATTAAAACGATACCAAGAGAAATAAGGGGAGTTTTTAGATTGGTATGCACCAATAGATGGATAATTTCCCTCTTTATTGAAATAGATACTATCACTACCGGTATGACTAAAAACACCGTCAAGTATGATAGAAATTCCTAATTTTTTTGCTTCGTTCACTAAATCGAGAAAAATTTCTTCATCGCCAAACATCGGATCAATCTTATGATAATCTCCTGTATCATATTTATGATTACTTTGAGCTTCAAAGATAGGGTTAAAATAAATAATGCGTATACCTAGATCCTTTAAATAAGGTAATTTTTTCTTTACACCAATTAGATTGCCGCCAAAGAAGTCCCAACGAGCGATTCGTCCCGTTTTCTCATCTTTAATATAAATTGGATCGTTTTCCCAATGGGCATGGATTAAACTATTCTTCTTTGGGTTTAACACTTTGCCATCTTCATTTCCATTATAGAAACGATCGACAAAAATTTGATAGATAACAGCATCATAAAACCAAGTAGGTGGCAATACCTTATTTTGATAAACGGTAATTTGATAGGGTCTTGGAAGCTGTTCAGATATTTCACCGATTCCGCCTTGTTTTGCCACATTGTTTCCATAATAATAGCCTCGACCATTCGTTACCACCATGAAATAATACCAAAGCAATCCAGTTGTGGGAGGTGTGGTAATTTGAACAAAATAGACACCTTCTTCTCCTTGTAAAGGGGTCATTATAAAATCATTTTTATCTTCACCTTCTTTCCAAATGCGAAGCGTTACTGTATCGATCTTACTGATTAATTGTAGTTTTATCTTTAACTCTACTTGTTGGTTACAAGGTACTGCTCCAAAGGGATTACGATAAAACAAATCATGGGAATTATGGTAGATCCAATTTCTGGCCATGTCTCCTCCTTCATCCCCCTAATTTACGGAATAAAAATGGGACGAATCTCCCAGGTTCCAGAAGCGTATTCGTAAATCGTTCGATCACTAGAAAAAATTCCAGAATGAGCAATATTGATAATACTTTTTTCTGTCCAAGCCTTATGATCTCGGTAAGATTGGTCGATTCGTTGCTGTGTATCAGCATAAGCTGCAAAATCTTTGAGAACAAAAAATTCATCATTTTCTTGTAGTAAGGAATAGTAGATGAATTTAAATTCAACAACTTCTTTTAAAAAGAAACCGTTCATGAGTTGATCTAAGATTTTTCGCAAACGAGGATCGCTTTGATAAAAATCCCTTGCTCGATATCCACCTTGTTGATAATAATGTAACACTTCTTGTGGGGTTAAACCGAAAATAAAGATATTATTATCCCCTACTTCATCTTTTATTTCGATATTTGCTCCATCTAATGTTCCAAGTGTTAATGCTCCATTCATCATAAATTTCATATTGCCCGTTCCTGAAGCCTCTTTACTTGCTGTTGAAATTTGTTGTCCAATGTCAGCAGCTGGAATAATTTTTTCTGCCAGTGTAACACCGTAATTCTCTATAAAAATTACTTTGATTTTCCCATGAATCGTTGGATCATTGTTTATAACTGTGGCAACGGTATTGATTAACTTAATAATTCTTTTTGCCAAAAAGTATCCTGGCGCAGCCTTAGCCCCAAAAATAAATGTCCGAGGAATAATATCAAGATCAGGATTCTCTTTTAAACGATTATAGAGGTCCATAATATAAAATACATTTAATAGTTGTCGTTTGTATGCATGAAGTCGTTTCACTTGCACATCAAAAATTGAATTAGGATCAACGGAAATATTATATTTTTCCTGAATGTAATTGGATAGTGAGATTTTATTTTTCTTTTTAACTAGGAAGATTTGCTCTTGAAAGGATGGGTCTTTTGCGTAATTTTGTAGATAATTCAAATCGGATGGATGTTCAATCCAATTCGGGCTAATCGTATCGGAGATGATTTTCGCTAATAATGGATTTGCCTTTAGTAACCATCTTCGATGCGTAATTCCGTTTGTTTTATTGTGAAACTTATAAGGGAAACATGCATAAAAGTTCTTCATTACTTGTTTCTTTAAGATTTCTGTATGAATTTTTGATACCCCATTTACCTGATAGCTCCCAACAATTGCGAGATGTGCCATTTTCACTTGCCCATCTGCGATGATTGCCATTTGATGGATAAGATCCCATTCACCAGGGTATTTATTCCATAATTCTCGACAAAATCGTTCATTAATCTCTTCGATGATCATATAGATTCTTGGTAATAAGGTTTTCATCATATCGATTGGCCATCGCTCAAGGGCTTCTTGGAGCGTTGTGTGATTCGTATAGGAAATGGTTCTCGTTGTGATCGACCATGCTTGATCCCATTCTAAACCTTCTTCATCCATTAGAATTCTCATTAGTTCGGGAATCGCTAATACGGGATGGGTATCATTGATATGAATAGCTACTTTATTTGGAAGATCATGAATGTCTTGATGCCTTTTTTTATAACTACGAATAATACTTTGAAGACCTGCTGATACAAGAAAATATTGTTGTTTTAAACGAAGAATCTTGCCTTCTTCCTTACTATCATCTGGATAAAGAAACTCTGAAATCGATTCTGTAGAGCGCTTATAATCTATAATCTTTTGATAGTCTCGGTTATTTAAACATTGAAAATCAAAATCTTTTATCGCTGATTCGGCACTCCATAATCGTAAAGTATTTACTGTTTTATTCTTATAACCTGGTACTGGAATGTCGTAAGGGACGGCAAGAACCGATTCATAGTTTTCATGGTGAAATACTAAACGCTCCCCTACTTTTTCGACCCATACATTTCCACCAAAGCGAACTTCTACTGCTTTATCTGATCGCCTGACTTCCCAAACGTTCCCTTCTCTTAACCAGTAATCAGGTAGTTCGATCTGGTATCCATCCACAATTTTTTGTTCAAAAAGCCCATATTTATAACGAATTCCACATCCGTGACCAGGTAAATGTAAAGAAGCCAACGAATCAAGAAAGCATGCAGCTAATCTACCTAATCCACCATTCCCTAAGCCAGGATCGGGCTCTTGTTGCTCAATTTTTTCGAGAGAAATGTCTAAATCCCTTAATCCTTCTTCAACAATTTCACGAATTCCCAAATTTAGCAAATTTGTCCCCAACATGCGGCCAAGCAAAAATTCAATCGATAGATAATAGACTTGTTTTTCACCTCTTTCACGGTAATTCTTTTTAGTCAAAATCCAATTCTTACTGATATGTTCTTTGACCATACTTCCTAAAACCATGAATTGTTCAATAGTTGTCGATTCATTGATATTCTTTCCGTACATATTCTCTAAACGCTCTAAAAAAGCGTTTTTAAACCTCTTCTTATCAAGAAACATCGCCATCCTCCTTATCCCTGAAGCAAGTGATGATAGAGATCGATATATTGTTTCGCTGATGCTTTCCAACTGTTATCTAGCTTTGCAATATTATTATGAATATAAGTCCAATTTTCCTTATCATAGTAAAGGTGAATCGCCCTTCGAACAGTGTAGAGCATGTCATGAGCATTATAATTTGTAAAACTAAACCCGTTTCCTTCTTTTGTAAATTCATTATAAGATTGAACGGTATCCTTTAAACCCCCTGTTTCCCGAACAATTGGAATAGAGTGGTAACGAAGAGCAATTAATTGACTTAACCCACAAGGTTCAAATAATGAAGGCATTAAGAATAAATCAGACGCCGCATAAATTTGTCTGGCTAAACCTTCATCAAAGAATGTATGTACGGATAATTTATGAGGATAACGAATCATCGCATCTAAAAAAATCTCTTCGTAATGACGTTCACCTGTACCTAGAATGACAAGTTGAATATCTTCTGATAAGAGTTCATCTAAAACATGAACGATTAAATCCAACCCTTTTTGTGCTACAAGCCTTGATACGATTGCGATCATTGGAATATCTGGACGGATGGGTAATGATAACTCTTCTTGTAAACGTATTTTGTTTTTCGTTTTTAGCTCAATAGAATGATCATCATATTGAACAAAAAGATGGGGATCTGTAGCAGGGTTATACACTTCCTCATCGATCCCATTTAATATCCCATACAAATCATTATTTCTCTTTCGAAGAATTCCATCTAAAGCTTCACCAAAATAAGGATATTGAATCTCCTTAGCGTAGGTTCGACTTACCGTTGTAATCTTATCAGAAAAAGCTAATCCTCCTTTTAAAAAATTAACCTGTCCGTAAAACTCAATCCCATCCATTGTGAAAAACTCTTCTTGTAAGTCAAATAGATCCCCTAATATGGACCTGGGAAAAATCCCTTGATATTTCAAATTATGAATGGTAAATACTGTACGTATATTTTTATAGAAATCATGATGTTGATAATATGCCTTAAGAAAAACGCTAGTTAAAGCAGTTTGCCATTCATGCAAATGGATAATTTGTGGTTGAAAATCTATGTATGGAAGTGCTTCTAAAACTGCTCGACTAAAAAAAACAAAACGTTCCGCTTCATCAAAGGAACCATTATACCCATAAATTCTGTCACGATAAAAGTAATACTGATTATCAATAAAATAATAAGTAACATCCTGATAGATATACTCTAAAATTCCACAATATTGATTTCTCCAACCCAAGGGAACCTGTAATGTTTTTTTTAATACCATTTTCTCTTTATAATCTTGAGGAATTTGTTTATAGTTGGGTAAAAAAACACGGACCTCTATCCTTTGTTTTTTTAATTCTTTTGGTAAAGATCCGATCACATCTGCTAAGCCGCCTGTTTTGATAAAAGGTACACCTTCAGAAGCAACAAAAAGTACATTCATACCTACCAACCGATCCTTTCCTTTAACGAATACAACATATCTAAATCATACTCTTTTTCCCAAGTACCAGTGGTTTATCTTTTGTCCCTATTAACTTTCTCTCAGGTGAGATAAAAACTTCCTTGTCTAAGATTACATTCTCAATTATCGTGTTTTCCCCAATTTCGGACTTTTGCATGATGATACTATTTTTAATGATTGCTCCTTTGTGTACCTTTACACCTCGAAAGAGAATACTGTTTTCAACTTTTCCCTCAATTAAACAACCATTTGCCACAATTGAATTAGATACTTCTGCACCATCTAGATATTTTGCAGGTGGTTCATCTTTTGTTTTTGTATAAATAGGACCTGGCTCTGAAAACAAATTATGCCAATGGCTTTCTGACAATAATTTTAGATTATGTCGGTAGTAGCTTTCGATCGAATCGATTTTTACCGCATACCCTTTATGTTCAAAACCAAATATTTTTAATTGATGGAGATTATCAATAATACAATGCTGTAGAAAATCATATTTTCCATTTTCTGTATTTGTATGAATCATATCTAGCAAAAGCTGTTTTTCGATGATATATATCTCTAAAGAACTTTTGTTCGATTTAAGTCGATTTGATTCATTTTCTATCGTAATGATTCGTCTATGTTCATCTATTTCCATTTTTCTATAAGATTGGTCGTCATCAAGATCTGGATCTAGCTTCTTATAGATCACAGTAATATCTGCTCCTGACACTTGATGATATTCAAAAGCCGGACGAAAATCCATATTTGCCACTAGGTTCCCGCCTGTCAATATTACGTACTTTTGCTGGCCGCGATAAAAGAAATCAATATGATCTTGAAAATGTTGCAAATCCCCTTTAAAAGGACTCGAAGTATGTTCAAAAGATGGAGGTAAGATAAATAATCCTCCTCGTTTACGATCCAGATCCCATTCTGCTCCTGTTCCTAAATGATCCATTAATGAACGGTATTTATTGGATATAAAGACAGAAACGTCCCGTATTCCAGAATTCACCATATTTGATAATGTAAAATCAATCAGTCGATATCTTCCACCAAAAGGGACAGATGCGCTCGAACGATGAAAAGTTAGCTCATTTAATTGATCTCTATCATTACTTAGATTAATGACTCCCATTACTTCTTCCATTCTGAATATTTCTCCTTTCCCAATTATGAATTTATATTAACTGCATGAATATCTTCTACTTGAGGCGAGCCAAAAATTTGTGTTTTTTCTTCAATCAAAGTAATTTTCCCATTTTCACTTCTAATTCGACAACCATCTTTAATAATCGTACCTTCTCCAATAATCGCATTGTAAATCATGACATTTTCTCCAATCTGTACATTTGGCATAATGACCGAGTCCTTTATGATGCTACCTTTGCCTACATGAACACCATAAAAAATAACAGAATGGTCGACTTCACCATAAACACGGCTACCTTCATTAATTAATGAGTTTTTAATTTTTGCACTTGATCCAATATATTGTGGGGGATAATTTGTATTAGATGAACGAATTCTCCAATGGTAATCATTTAAATCTAAACTAGGATGGTTGGATAATAAATCCATATTGGCACTCCATAAACTTTCAATTGTTCCAACATCTTTCCAATACCCATTAAATGGGTAAGCATATATTTTCCTTTTCTCTTGCAACATCATCGGAATGATATCTTTCCCAAAATCATTACTTGAATTTGGGTTATTTTCATCTTTTATCAAATAAGAACGTAAAACATCCCAATTAAAAATATAAATGCCCATGGATGCAAGGTTATTCTTTGGTTGTATCGGTTTTTCTTCGAATGACCGAATACGGGTACTAGGATCGATATTCATGATGCCAAATCGGCTAGCTTCCTCCCATGGAACCTCAATACCAGCTATCGATAATTCTGCATTTTTCTCAATATGATATTTGAGCATATGTGAATAATTCATTTTGTAAATGTGATCCCCAGAGATTATAAGAACATACCGAGGATTATAGCGTTCGATAAAAGCAATGTTTTGATAAATGGCATTTGCTGTTCCTTTATACCATCTTCCCCCATCTTGTTGTACAAATGGAGGTAAAACAGTTACTCCCCCCCGATTCCGATCCAGATCCCAATGACTTCCAATACCAATATAAGAATTCAATATTAATGGTTCATATTGCGTTAAAACACCAACTGTTTCTATTCCAGAATGGGTACAATTACTTAATGCAAAATCGATAATCCTATATTTTCCGCCAAAAGGAACTGCAGGTTTTGCTTGTCTATTTGTAAGAACTCCTAACCGTTTTCCCTCCCCACCTGCTAAAAGCATAGCCACAACTTCTTTTTGGTACATATTTCAACCTCCCAATTTCCTTTTGAATTCGTGAAACCTTAAAAAATTGACAGGATAATGGTGAAATTTTGATTTCTAGACTGTAGGGTTGGTTGTGCCACTTTAATTCTTCAGCCATTAAGTATTGATTTTGATTTGTTAAACCATTACCGCCATACTTTTCTTCATTCGTGTTAAAAATTTCGATATATTCTCCCAAAGTAGGAACGCCAATCCGATAGTGTTCATAAACCATCGGTGTAAAATTACAAACAACGATGATCCAATCTCCTTTTTTCTTCCCTTTTCTCATAAAAGTGATGATACTTTGACTCACATCGTGAGGATCAATCCACTCAAATCCTTTTTCTGTATGATCCAATTCCCATAAAGCTGATTCACGACGATAAAAATGATTTAATTCTTTGACAAACTGTTTCATCTTGTAGTGGAATTCAAAATCTAGCAAATTCCAATCTAGTTGAGATTGGTCCTTCCATTCATCAAATTGAGCAAACTCTCCACCCATAAACAGAATCTTTTTCCCTGGATGAGCCATCATATATCCATACAGGAGTCGTAAACTAGCAAATTTGTCCCAATAGGAACCAGGCATTTTATTTAATAGAGAACGTTTCCCATGAACTACTTCATCATGAGATAATGGAAGGATGAAATTTTCGCTAAAAGCATAGAAGAAAGAAAAAGTGATTAAATGGTGATGATATTTTCGGTAAATCGGGTCCATTTCCATATACCGCAACATATCGTTCATCCAACCCATATTCCATTTAAAGTTAAAACCTAATCCACCAAGATAAGTTGGTGCGCTAACCATTGGCCATGCTGTTGATTCCTCTGCAATCATTAATGTGGTTGGATCATATTTAAAAACGACTTCGTTTAATTTTCGTAAGAATGAAATAGCTTCAAGATTTTCATTGCCACCATATTGATTGGGAACCCATTCCCCGCCTTTTTTATCAAAATCCAAGTAAAGCATGCTAGAAACCGCATCTACCCGAAATCCATCAATATGATATTCCTTTATGAAAAAAATTAAATTAGAAATAAGAAAACTAAGAATTTCCGGTTTACCATAGTCAAAACTTAACGTTCCCCAACTTGGCTTTTCTGCCTTTTTAGGGTCTGCATATTCATATAAAGGAGTACCATCAAAACATCGTAACCCATGAGAATCCTTGGCAAAATGGCTAGGTACCCAATCAAGAATGACACCGATCCCCTTCTGATGACATTGGTCAACAAAATACATAAAGTCATGCGGCATACCATAACGGCTTGTAATAGAATAATAGCCGGTTATCTGGTAACCCCAAGATTGGTCATAGGGATGTTCGGCTATTGGCAGAATTTCAATGTGGGTATAACCAAGATTGACGACATAACCAATCAATTCGTCGGCTAATTCTCGATAAGTATAGAATTCACCATTCTTTTTTTTCCAAGAGCCAAGATGGACTTCATAAATCAGTAGAGGTTGATGATAGATGGATCGGATTTTCTTCTTTTGCATCCAGTCTTCATCATTCCAGCAATAACCATCAAGAGAGTAAATAATTGAAGCTGTATTGGGTCTTTGTTCAGACAAAAAAGCATACGGATCAGCTTTTAAAATTATTTCCTTTTCAGTAATAATTTCATATTTGTACAAATCACCATTTTTTAATCCAGGAATAAAAATGATCCATAATCCTGAATCATTAATCCTTTGCATAAGGTGCCGTTCACCATTCCACTGATTAAAGTCACCAACTACTCGAACCATTCTTGCATTTGGAGCCCAAACCATAAACCGGGCTCCCTGCACTCCTTTGTACTTGATCAGGTGTGCACCTAGCATTTTATAGCTGTGAAACAAGTTCCCTTCGTGAAATAAGTACAAGTCTGTTTCGCTTGGATGAAGAGGATCTACCATAACTCCATTCCTTTCTGTCATAACTGCTACAATCGAACATCTACAGAATCTATAAATATGCAAGAAAAATAATGAAAATGACAGACAAAATGTCTAACTTTAGTGCATTAAATTATGTAAAAGGATATGCACCATATTTTACAGATATGACAGTTTTGCTACTTTGAGCATAAAAAAACGCCCCTTTTTTTAAAAAGGGCGTTTGTTATCCATACTTTTATTTTAATGCTTGGTCGATAATACCTCCACCTAGGCAAACTTCACCTTGGTAAAATACGACAGCTTGCCCGGGAGTAATGGCTTTTTGTTCTTCTTCAAAGATGACTTCACAAGAATTGTTTTCTTTGATCGTAACCGTTACTTTTTGATCGGGTTGACGATAGCGGAATTTAGCTGTACAGATGAAATGCTGTCCTGGTGGATTGCCACTAATCCAATTGACATCCGTTGCTATCAATCCTTTTGAAAATAGGCTTGGATGATATGCACCTTGTGCAACATACAGAATGTTATTTTTTACATCTTTGTCAACGACAAACCATGGCTCACCAGTTCCTTCGCCACCAATTCCTAATCCTTTGCGCTGTCCAAGGGTATAATACATCAGCCCCTGGTGTGTTCCTTTTACCTCACCATCTAGGGAACGAATCTCTCCAGGTTGGGCAGGAAGAAATTTACTAAGAAATTCACGAAAATCTCGTTCTCCGATAAAACAAATACCTGTACTATCTTTTTTTGTAGCCGTAGCCAATCCATGTTCCTGTGCAATCTTTCGAACTTTACTCTT includes:
- a CDS encoding glucose-1-phosphate adenylyltransferase, translating into MYQKEVVAMLLAGGEGKRLGVLTNRQAKPAVPFGGKYRIIDFALSNCTHSGIETVGVLTQYEPLILNSYIGIGSHWDLDRNRGGVTVLPPFVQQDGGRWYKGTANAIYQNIAFIERYNPRYVLIISGDHIYKMNYSHMLKYHIEKNAELSIAGIEVPWEEASRFGIMNIDPSTRIRSFEEKPIQPKNNLASMGIYIFNWDVLRSYLIKDENNPNSSNDFGKDIIPMMLQEKRKIYAYPFNGYWKDVGTIESLWSANMDLLSNHPSLDLNDYHWRIRSSNTNYPPQYIGSSAKIKNSLINEGSRVYGEVDHSVIFYGVHVGKGSIIKDSVIMPNVQIGENVMIYNAIIGEGTIIKDGCRIRSENGKITLIEEKTQIFGSPQVEDIHAVNINS
- a CDS encoding glycogen/starch/alpha-glucan phosphorylase, whose protein sequence is MFLDKKRFKNAFLERLENMYGKNINESTTIEQFMVLGSMVKEHISKNWILTKKNYRERGEKQVYYLSIEFLLGRMLGTNLLNLGIREIVEEGLRDLDISLEKIEQQEPDPGLGNGGLGRLAACFLDSLASLHLPGHGCGIRYKYGLFEQKIVDGYQIELPDYWLREGNVWEVRRSDKAVEVRFGGNVWVEKVGERLVFHHENYESVLAVPYDIPVPGYKNKTVNTLRLWSAESAIKDFDFQCLNNRDYQKIIDYKRSTESISEFLYPDDSKEEGKILRLKQQYFLVSAGLQSIIRSYKKRHQDIHDLPNKVAIHINDTHPVLAIPELMRILMDEEGLEWDQAWSITTRTISYTNHTTLQEALERWPIDMMKTLLPRIYMIIEEINERFCRELWNKYPGEWDLIHQMAIIADGQVKMAHLAIVGSYQVNGVSKIHTEILKKQVMKNFYACFPYKFHNKTNGITHRRWLLKANPLLAKIISDTISPNWIEHPSDLNYLQNYAKDPSFQEQIFLVKKKNKISLSNYIQEKYNISVDPNSIFDVQVKRLHAYKRQLLNVFYIMDLYNRLKENPDLDIIPRTFIFGAKAAPGYFLAKRIIKLINTVATVINNDPTIHGKIKVIFIENYGVTLAEKIIPAADIGQQISTASKEASGTGNMKFMMNGALTLGTLDGANIEIKDEVGDNNIFIFGLTPQEVLHYYQQGGYRARDFYQSDPRLRKILDQLMNGFFLKEVVEFKFIYYSLLQENDEFFVLKDFAAYADTQQRIDQSYRDHKAWTEKSIINIAHSGIFSSDRTIYEYASGTWEIRPIFIP
- the glgA gene encoding glycogen synthase GlgA codes for the protein MNVLFVASEGVPFIKTGGLADVIGSLPKELKKQRIEVRVFLPNYKQIPQDYKEKMVLKKTLQVPLGWRNQYCGILEYIYQDVTYYFIDNQYYFYRDRIYGYNGSFDEAERFVFFSRAVLEALPYIDFQPQIIHLHEWQTALTSVFLKAYYQHHDFYKNIRTVFTIHNLKYQGIFPRSILGDLFDLQEEFFTMDGIEFYGQVNFLKGGLAFSDKITTVSRTYAKEIQYPYFGEALDGILRKRNNDLYGILNGIDEEVYNPATDPHLFVQYDDHSIELKTKNKIRLQEELSLPIRPDIPMIAIVSRLVAQKGLDLIVHVLDELLSEDIQLVILGTGERHYEEIFLDAMIRYPHKLSVHTFFDEGLARQIYAASDLFLMPSLFEPCGLSQLIALRYHSIPIVRETGGLKDTVQSYNEFTKEGNGFSFTNYNAHDMLYTVRRAIHLYYDKENWTYIHNNIAKLDNSWKASAKQYIDLYHHLLQG
- the glgD gene encoding glucose-1-phosphate adenylyltransferase subunit GlgD, with product MEEVMGVINLSNDRDQLNELTFHRSSASVPFGGRYRLIDFTLSNMVNSGIRDVSVFISNKYRSLMDHLGTGAEWDLDRKRGGLFILPPSFEHTSSPFKGDLQHFQDHIDFFYRGQQKYVILTGGNLVANMDFRPAFEYHQVSGADITVIYKKLDPDLDDDQSYRKMEIDEHRRIITIENESNRLKSNKSSLEIYIIEKQLLLDMIHTNTENGKYDFLQHCIIDNLHQLKIFGFEHKGYAVKIDSIESYYRHNLKLLSESHWHNLFSEPGPIYTKTKDEPPAKYLDGAEVSNSIVANGCLIEGKVENSILFRGVKVHKGAIIKNSIIMQKSEIGENTIIENVILDKEVFISPERKLIGTKDKPLVLGKKSMI
- the mnmA gene encoding tRNA 2-thiouridine(34) synthase MnmA produces the protein MNKKPEDIRVIVGMSGGVDSSVAALLLKQQGYDVIGVFMKNWDDRDEFGHCTAEDDFQDVVRVCNQIGIPYYSVNFEEEYKEKVFDYFLSEYKKGRTPNPDVMCNREIKFGEFLEKALELDADYIATGHYARVQNVNGEFQLLRGVDQNKDQTYFLNALNQYQLSKTMFPIGHLPKSKVRKIAQEHGLATATKKDSTGICFIGERDFREFLSKFLPAQPGEIRSLDGEVKGTHQGLMYYTLGQRKGLGIGGEGTGEPWFVVDKDVKNNILYVAQGAYHPSLFSKGLIATDVNWISGNPPGQHFICTAKFRYRQPDQKVTVTIKENNSCEVIFEEEQKAITPGQAVVFYQGEVCLGGGIIDQALK
- the glgB gene encoding 1,4-alpha-glucan branching protein GlgB; translated protein: MVDPLHPSETDLYLFHEGNLFHSYKMLGAHLIKYKGVQGARFMVWAPNARMVRVVGDFNQWNGERHLMQRINDSGLWIIFIPGLKNGDLYKYEIITEKEIILKADPYAFLSEQRPNTASIIYSLDGYCWNDEDWMQKKKIRSIYHQPLLIYEVHLGSWKKKNGEFYTYRELADELIGYVVNLGYTHIEILPIAEHPYDQSWGYQITGYYSITSRYGMPHDFMYFVDQCHQKGIGVILDWVPSHFAKDSHGLRCFDGTPLYEYADPKKAEKPSWGTLSFDYGKPEILSFLISNLIFFIKEYHIDGFRVDAVSSMLYLDFDKKGGEWVPNQYGGNENLEAISFLRKLNEVVFKYDPTTLMIAEESTAWPMVSAPTYLGGLGFNFKWNMGWMNDMLRYMEMDPIYRKYHHHLITFSFFYAFSENFILPLSHDEVVHGKRSLLNKMPGSYWDKFASLRLLYGYMMAHPGKKILFMGGEFAQFDEWKDQSQLDWNLLDFEFHYKMKQFVKELNHFYRRESALWELDHTEKGFEWIDPHDVSQSIITFMRKGKKKGDWIIVVCNFTPMVYEHYRIGVPTLGEYIEIFNTNEEKYGGNGLTNQNQYLMAEELKWHNQPYSLEIKISPLSCQFFKVSRIQKEIGRLKYVPKRSCGYAFSRWGGKTVRSSYK